A stretch of the Pseudomonas sp. ACM7 genome encodes the following:
- a CDS encoding LysR family transcriptional regulator, translating into MLSAELKAFYMVARLGSITLAAKKLGLSQPTVTTQIRNLESQYSVELFYRGGRRLSVSDEGARLLPMVKALLQQEADIEFFLRNSGQVQGTLRIAATAPYYILDLVKTFRERLPQVEVSVEIGNSQQVLEALEDYRVDVAASSQLLDDARLIRRVLGSDPLVLAVHRNHPLAVHDHVPLSALAGHTLLMRESGSTTRRLTEELLASAGVSSGPLLEIGSRESIREAVLRNIGISIIARQEVPHDPQLRVLTIENAPQIPEYLYCLKERKGARLPAAFLGLAQEMAPV; encoded by the coding sequence GTGCTGAGTGCCGAGCTGAAGGCGTTTTACATGGTTGCCCGCTTGGGCAGCATTACCCTGGCGGCGAAAAAACTCGGCCTGAGCCAACCCACGGTGACCACGCAGATTCGCAATCTGGAAAGCCAGTACTCGGTTGAGCTGTTCTACCGTGGCGGCCGCCGCCTCAGCGTCAGCGATGAAGGTGCGCGGCTGTTGCCGATGGTCAAGGCGCTGTTGCAGCAGGAAGCCGACATCGAGTTTTTCCTGCGTAATAGCGGACAGGTCCAAGGCACGTTGCGTATCGCCGCGACCGCGCCGTATTACATCCTCGATCTGGTGAAGACCTTTCGCGAGCGCTTGCCGCAAGTTGAAGTGTCGGTGGAAATCGGCAACTCCCAGCAGGTGCTTGAAGCGCTGGAGGATTACCGGGTGGATGTCGCGGCGTCGTCGCAGTTGCTCGACGATGCGCGGCTGATTCGCCGGGTGCTCGGCAGCGATCCGCTGGTGCTGGCGGTGCATCGCAATCATCCGTTGGCGGTCCACGACCATGTGCCGCTCAGTGCGTTGGCCGGGCATACGTTATTGATGCGCGAATCGGGTTCGACCACTCGACGTCTGACCGAGGAATTGCTGGCCAGCGCCGGGGTGAGTTCCGGGCCGCTCCTGGAAATTGGCAGCCGTGAGTCGATCCGTGAGGCGGTGTTGCGCAATATCGGCATCAGCATCATTGCCCGACAGGAAGTGCCGCATGATCCACAACTGCGCGTGCTGACCATCGAGAATGCGCCGCAGATTCCCGAGTATTTGTACTGCCTCAAAGAGCGAAAAGGCGCGCGGCTGCCGGCGGCGTTTCTGGGGTTGGCGCAGGAAATGGCTCCGGTCTGA
- a CDS encoding putative 2-aminoethylphosphonate ABC transporter ATP-binding protein, which produces MNHSIATALTNPGAPMKVRGVQKRFGAFTALDNVSLDVAAGELVCLLGPSGCGKTTLLRCIAGLEKQDSGELYLGNRDVSHLAPQARDYGILFQSYALFPNLTVEANIAYGLAGSGRDEVRKRVGQMLELVGLIGSEKKYPGQLSGGQQQRVALARALAPAPSLLLLDEPMSALDARVREHLCTELRQMQRNLGITTLMVTHNQDEAMLMADRIAVMNNGKVEQYATPQEIYDRPATPFVAEFVGQGNWLPFQRSSDSHAQVGGMNMRLADGSAKTASGRLFCRPEAISVNPPVHEENLFSAKVREITFLGNRCRMSFELDQLPGHALLAELAPEAMPRLGAQQIMVALPPRSLQVFA; this is translated from the coding sequence ATGAACCACTCGATCGCAACTGCCCTGACCAACCCCGGCGCGCCGATGAAAGTGCGCGGGGTGCAGAAACGCTTCGGCGCCTTCACCGCGCTGGATAACGTTTCCCTTGACGTGGCGGCCGGTGAACTGGTGTGCCTGCTCGGTCCGTCGGGTTGTGGCAAAACCACCTTGCTGCGTTGCATCGCCGGTCTGGAGAAACAAGACAGTGGCGAGTTGTACCTCGGCAATCGCGACGTTTCCCACCTGGCGCCCCAGGCTCGGGACTACGGCATTCTGTTTCAGTCCTACGCGCTGTTCCCCAATCTTACCGTCGAAGCGAACATCGCCTACGGCCTCGCCGGCAGTGGTCGCGATGAAGTGCGCAAGCGTGTCGGTCAGATGCTGGAGCTGGTCGGCCTGATCGGCAGTGAGAAAAAGTACCCCGGCCAATTGTCCGGCGGCCAACAGCAACGTGTCGCACTGGCTCGGGCCTTGGCGCCGGCACCTTCGTTGCTGCTGCTGGACGAACCGATGTCGGCCCTCGACGCCCGGGTCCGCGAGCATCTGTGCACCGAACTGCGCCAAATGCAGCGCAACCTCGGCATCACCACCCTGATGGTCACCCACAATCAGGACGAAGCCATGCTGATGGCCGACCGCATCGCCGTGATGAACAACGGCAAGGTCGAGCAATACGCCACGCCGCAGGAAATCTACGACCGCCCGGCGACGCCGTTTGTGGCGGAGTTCGTCGGCCAGGGCAACTGGCTGCCATTCCAGCGCAGCAGCGACAGCCACGCCCAGGTCGGCGGGATGAACATGCGCCTGGCCGACGGCAGCGCCAAAACCGCGTCCGGACGTTTGTTCTGCCGCCCGGAAGCGATCAGCGTCAACCCGCCCGTACATGAAGAAAACCTGTTCTCGGCCAAGGTTCGCGAAATCACCTTCCTCGGCAACCGCTGCCGCATGAGCTTCGAACTCGATCAATTACCGGGTCATGCGCTGCTGGCGGAACTGGCGCCGGAAGCCATGCCGCGCCTCGGCGCGCAACAGATCATGGTCGCCTTGCCACCGCGCAGCCTGCAGGTGTTTGCCTGA
- a CDS encoding putative 2-aminoethylphosphonate ABC transporter permease subunit, with translation MSANLALPIPHKQVRQTSRAEIGDRVFVVGGKALLLVLLGVAVLMPLLAIFWRGFSSEAGQGGGLVAARELVTSANFHWLLGNSLKVSLSVAAIVVPLAYLFAYALQRTLIPGKGIWRGMSLLPLMAPSMLPGIALVYLFGNQGMLRGLLSDNIYGFWGIVLGEVIYTFPHALMILLSALSLADARLFDAASSMGASPAKAFRSITWPATRQAVFAAFCLVFTLTITDFGVPVVVGGDYQVLALEAYKAVVGQQQFGRGALIGMVLLLPALFSFGVDAWLRRRHGDSMSGRAQVFQPAPSKLRDGCYLAIVLLICAVLLLVFGMAVYSSLVKFWPYNLSLSLNHYQFNDTAGGGWLAYGNSVKMALCTALIGSVLIFTGAYLMEKTKGQRGLNLTLRMLSFVPMAVPGLVLGLGYVFFFNLSGNPLHVLYGTMTLLVVCTIAHYLTTAQMTATTALRQLDAEFEAAALSLKAPLYRHYLRVTVPICLPALLDIVRYLFVSAMTTVSAAIFLYSPDTILAAVAVLNMDDAGNVGGAAAMSTLILFTSAGVSLLLAWASRGLLRRSQAWRQTAPGH, from the coding sequence ATGAGCGCGAACCTCGCGCTGCCGATACCGCACAAGCAGGTTCGGCAGACCTCCCGTGCCGAGATTGGCGACCGGGTGTTTGTGGTCGGGGGCAAGGCCCTGTTGTTGGTGTTGCTCGGCGTTGCGGTACTGATGCCGTTGCTGGCGATCTTCTGGCGCGGTTTCAGCTCTGAAGCCGGGCAGGGCGGCGGTCTGGTGGCCGCCCGTGAATTGGTGACCAGTGCCAATTTTCACTGGTTGCTCGGCAATAGCCTGAAAGTTTCCCTCAGCGTTGCGGCGATTGTCGTACCGCTGGCCTACCTGTTTGCCTACGCCCTGCAACGCACATTGATACCGGGCAAAGGCATCTGGCGTGGGATGTCGCTGTTGCCACTGATGGCGCCGTCGATGTTGCCGGGCATTGCGCTGGTTTATCTGTTCGGCAACCAGGGCATGTTGCGCGGTTTGCTCTCGGACAACATTTACGGCTTCTGGGGCATTGTTCTGGGTGAGGTCATCTACACCTTCCCACACGCGCTGATGATTCTGCTGTCGGCCCTGTCGCTGGCGGATGCGCGACTCTTCGATGCCGCCTCCAGCATGGGCGCCAGTCCGGCGAAAGCCTTTCGCAGCATCACTTGGCCGGCAACCCGTCAGGCCGTGTTCGCGGCGTTCTGCCTGGTGTTCACCCTGACCATCACCGATTTCGGCGTGCCCGTAGTGGTCGGTGGCGATTATCAGGTGCTGGCGCTGGAAGCCTACAAAGCCGTGGTCGGCCAACAACAGTTCGGTCGCGGCGCGTTGATCGGCATGGTCCTGCTGCTGCCGGCGCTGTTCAGTTTTGGGGTCGACGCCTGGCTGCGTCGGCGTCACGGCGATTCCATGAGCGGTCGGGCGCAGGTCTTTCAACCGGCGCCGTCGAAACTGCGGGACGGCTGCTACCTGGCCATCGTGCTGCTGATCTGCGCGGTGTTGCTGCTGGTGTTCGGCATGGCGGTGTATTCGTCACTGGTGAAATTCTGGCCGTACAACCTGTCGCTGTCGCTCAACCATTACCAGTTCAACGACACGGCGGGTGGCGGCTGGCTGGCCTACGGCAACAGCGTGAAGATGGCGTTGTGCACGGCGTTGATCGGTAGCGTGCTGATCTTTACCGGCGCTTATCTGATGGAAAAAACCAAGGGCCAGCGCGGGCTGAATCTGACACTGCGCATGCTCAGTTTCGTACCGATGGCGGTACCGGGTCTGGTGCTGGGCCTGGGTTACGTCTTTTTCTTCAACCTCAGCGGCAACCCGCTGCATGTGCTCTACGGGACCATGACCCTGCTGGTGGTGTGCACCATTGCTCACTATTTGACCACCGCGCAAATGACCGCGACCACGGCGCTGCGCCAACTCGACGCCGAGTTCGAAGCCGCCGCGCTGTCGCTCAAGGCGCCGCTGTATCGGCATTACCTGCGCGTCACCGTGCCGATCTGCCTGCCGGCGCTGCTGGACATCGTGCGTTACCTGTTCGTCTCGGCCATGACCACTGTCTCGGCGGCGATCTTCCTCTACAGCCCCGACACCATCCTCGCGGCGGTGGCGGTGCTGAACATGGATGACGCCGGCAACGTCGGCGGCGCGGCGGCGATGTCGACTTTGATTCTGTTCACCTCGGCGGGCGTGTCCCTGTTGCTGGCCTGGGCCTCGCGCGGTTTGTTGCGCCGCTCCCAGGCCTGGCGGCAGACCGCGCCTGGTCATTGA
- the cadR gene encoding Cd(II)/Pb(II)-responsive transcriptional regulator gives MKIGELAKLTDCAVETIRYYERENLLPEPARSDGNYRVYTQAHAERLTFIRNCRTLDMTLEEIRSLLALRDSPQDQCESVNALIDEHIHHVKARIDGLMALQTQLLDLRQRCGEGPDIDQCGILQRLEVNGGVVATEVEHSHVGRSHGH, from the coding sequence ATGAAGATCGGAGAACTGGCCAAACTCACCGACTGCGCCGTGGAAACCATTCGCTACTACGAGCGCGAAAATCTGCTGCCGGAGCCGGCCCGTAGCGACGGCAACTACCGCGTCTACACCCAGGCCCACGCCGAGCGCCTGACCTTCATCCGCAACTGCCGCACCCTCGACATGACGCTTGAGGAAATCCGCAGCCTGCTGGCCCTGCGTGACAGTCCGCAGGATCAGTGCGAAAGCGTGAATGCGTTGATTGACGAGCACATTCATCACGTGAAGGCGCGGATCGATGGGTTGATGGCGTTGCAGACACAACTACTCGACCTGCGCCAACGTTGTGGCGAGGGGCCGGATATTGATCAGTGCGGGATTTTGCAGCGGCTTGAAGTGAACGGCGGGGTTGTGGCGACGGAGGTGGAGCATTCCCATGTTGGCCGCAGTCACGGCCACTAA
- the lgt gene encoding prolipoprotein diacylglyceryl transferase, with protein MLPYPQIDPVALAIGPLKIHWYGLMYLIGIGGAWLLASRRLNRFDPTWSKEKLSDMVFWMSMGVIVGGRLGYVLFYDLSAYIANPLLIFEVWKGGMSFHGGFIGVMLAALWFGKKNGKSFFQLMDFVAPMVPIGLGAGRIGNFINAELWGKATDVPWAMIFPTDPAQLARHPSQLYQFALEGVALFAILWLFSRKPRPTMAVSGMFALFYGIFRFIVEFVRVPDAQLGYLAWNWLTMGQVLCVPMIVGGLFLIWLAYHRAPAAPAAAV; from the coding sequence ATGCTGCCTTACCCGCAGATCGACCCGGTGGCATTGGCCATCGGTCCGCTGAAAATCCACTGGTACGGCTTGATGTACCTGATCGGCATCGGCGGCGCCTGGCTGCTGGCGTCGCGCCGGTTGAACCGCTTCGACCCGACCTGGAGTAAAGAGAAACTCTCCGACATGGTGTTCTGGATGTCGATGGGGGTCATTGTCGGCGGCCGCTTGGGCTATGTGCTGTTTTACGATCTGAGTGCTTACATCGCCAACCCGTTGTTGATCTTTGAAGTGTGGAAGGGCGGCATGTCGTTCCACGGCGGGTTCATCGGCGTGATGTTGGCCGCGTTGTGGTTTGGTAAAAAGAACGGCAAGTCGTTCTTCCAGCTGATGGACTTCGTCGCACCGATGGTGCCGATCGGTCTGGGCGCCGGACGTATTGGCAACTTCATCAACGCCGAGTTGTGGGGCAAGGCAACCGATGTGCCGTGGGCGATGATCTTCCCGACCGATCCGGCGCAACTGGCGCGTCACCCGTCGCAGCTGTACCAGTTCGCGCTCGAAGGCGTGGCGCTGTTCGCCATTCTCTGGTTGTTCTCGCGCAAGCCGCGGCCGACCATGGCGGTGTCCGGGATGTTCGCGCTGTTCTATGGCATCTTCCGTTTCATCGTCGAATTCGTCCGCGTACCGGACGCGCAACTGGGCTATCTGGCCTGGAACTGGCTGACCATGGGTCAGGTACTGTGCGTACCGATGATCGTCGGCGGTCTGTTCCTGATCTGGCTGGCGTATCACCGTGCACCGGCGGCTCCAGCGGCGGCTGTATAA
- a CDS encoding sulfite exporter TauE/SafE family protein: MEFLLYLALGACAGVLAGLFGVGGGIIIVPVLVYSFKLQGFDPSILTHLAVGTSLATIIFTSVNAIREHHRRGAVRWPIFAWMTLGILIGAGFGALTAEAISGPNLQKIIGVFALVIAAQLALDFKPKASRTVPGKVGLTVAGSVIGWASAIFGIGGGSLTVPFLTWRSVPMQQAVATSSACGLPIALSSALFFMILGWHDPLLPAHSLGFVYLPALLGIALTSMFFARLGARLAHSLSPKLLKRLFAALLFCVGLNFLL, from the coding sequence ATGGAATTTCTGCTCTATCTGGCGCTCGGCGCCTGTGCAGGTGTACTGGCCGGGCTGTTCGGGGTCGGCGGCGGGATCATTATCGTTCCGGTGCTGGTCTACAGTTTCAAGCTGCAAGGGTTCGATCCGTCGATTCTCACGCACCTGGCGGTCGGCACGTCCCTGGCGACAATCATATTTACCTCGGTCAATGCGATCCGCGAACATCATCGCCGCGGTGCCGTGCGTTGGCCGATTTTTGCCTGGATGACCCTCGGTATTCTCATCGGCGCCGGTTTTGGGGCGCTGACGGCGGAGGCGATTTCCGGGCCCAACCTGCAGAAAATCATTGGTGTCTTCGCCTTGGTCATCGCCGCGCAACTGGCACTGGATTTCAAACCCAAGGCTTCTCGAACGGTGCCGGGTAAAGTCGGTCTGACCGTGGCCGGCAGTGTGATTGGCTGGGCCTCGGCGATTTTCGGGATTGGCGGCGGTTCGCTGACGGTGCCGTTCCTGACCTGGCGCAGCGTACCGATGCAGCAAGCGGTGGCGACTTCTTCCGCCTGCGGCCTGCCGATTGCCTTGTCCAGTGCATTATTTTTCATGATTCTGGGCTGGCACGATCCATTGCTGCCGGCCCATAGTCTCGGTTTTGTTTATTTGCCGGCGTTGCTGGGGATCGCCCTGACCAGCATGTTCTTCGCCCGCCTCGGCGCACGACTGGCCCACAGCCTGTCGCCGAAGTTGCTGAAAAGACTGTTCGCCGCTTTGCTGTTCTGCGTGGGCCTGAATTTCCTGCTCTGA
- a CDS encoding heavy metal translocating P-type ATPase — MSDSLHTHKPEADHDHDHDHDHDHDHSHKLQPVQKHDHGSHEDSCCSSKVAAPSLIKLSETPTAGARLSSFRIDAMDCPTEQTLIENKLGKLVGVQQLEFNLINRVLGVTHDLPSTAPIIDAIKSLGMQAEPIEQGAEPSAPAPEKKPWWPLALSGIGALAAEVIHFTNAAPNWVVAVIALISILSGGLGTYKKGWIALKNLNLNINALMSIAVTGAILIGQWPEAAMVMFLFTVAELIEAKSLDRARNAIGGLMQMTPEQATVQQVDGSWIERDVKTIELGARVRVRPGERIGLDGEVVSGSSTIDQAPITGESLPVEKTIGDKVFAGTINQAGSLEYSVTAAANNSTLARIIHAVEQAQGARAPTQRFVDSFSKIYTPAVFILALAVAVIPPLFMGAVWFDWIYRALVLLVVACPCALVISTPVTIVSGLAAAARKGILVKGGVYLEGGYKLDYLALDKTGTITHGKPVQTDYLSLDPTADASAPAIAAALASRSDHPVSLAIANAAVDKQLAPLIVDNFAALAGRGVRGEINGQVYHLGNHRLVEELNLCSPALEEKLFALEKQGKSVVLLLDKSGPLALFAVADTVKESSREAIQQLHDLGIKTLMLTGDNVHTAQAIAAQVGIDEAKGDLLPTDKLQAIEALYAQGHIVGMVGDGINDAPALARAEIGFAMAAAGTDTAIETADVALMDDDLRKIPTFIRLSRQTSSILKQNIALALVIKAIFLGVTFAGIATMWMAVFADMGVSLLVVFNGLRLLRK, encoded by the coding sequence ATGAGCGATTCCCTTCACACGCACAAACCCGAGGCTGATCACGATCACGATCACGATCACGATCACGATCACGATCACAGCCACAAGCTGCAGCCTGTACAGAAGCATGACCATGGCAGCCACGAGGATTCCTGCTGTTCGTCCAAAGTGGCGGCACCGTCGCTGATCAAACTCAGCGAAACGCCGACAGCCGGTGCGCGACTGAGCAGCTTCCGCATCGATGCCATGGATTGCCCGACCGAGCAGACACTGATCGAGAACAAACTCGGCAAACTCGTGGGCGTGCAGCAACTGGAGTTCAACCTGATCAACCGCGTGTTGGGCGTCACCCATGACCTGCCGAGCACTGCTCCGATCATCGACGCCATCAAGTCCCTCGGCATGCAGGCCGAGCCGATAGAGCAGGGCGCTGAACCGTCAGCACCGGCTCCCGAGAAAAAGCCCTGGTGGCCCTTGGCGCTGTCGGGTATTGGTGCGCTGGCCGCCGAAGTGATCCACTTCACCAACGCTGCGCCGAACTGGGTTGTGGCGGTCATCGCGCTGATCTCGATCCTCAGCGGCGGCCTCGGCACCTATAAAAAGGGCTGGATCGCGCTTAAAAACCTCAACCTGAACATCAACGCGCTGATGAGCATCGCGGTGACCGGCGCGATCCTGATCGGTCAGTGGCCGGAAGCGGCGATGGTGATGTTCCTGTTCACCGTGGCCGAGTTGATCGAAGCCAAGTCTCTGGACCGGGCACGCAACGCCATCGGCGGTCTGATGCAGATGACCCCGGAACAAGCCACGGTGCAGCAGGTCGACGGCAGTTGGATTGAGCGGGATGTTAAAACCATCGAGTTGGGTGCGCGGGTGCGGGTGCGTCCCGGTGAGCGAATCGGCCTGGACGGTGAAGTGGTTTCGGGCAGTTCGACCATCGATCAGGCGCCGATCACCGGTGAAAGCCTGCCGGTGGAGAAGACCATCGGCGATAAAGTCTTCGCCGGCACCATCAACCAGGCCGGTTCCCTGGAGTACTCAGTAACCGCAGCGGCCAACAACTCGACACTGGCACGAATCATCCACGCCGTGGAACAGGCCCAAGGCGCGCGGGCACCGACCCAGCGTTTCGTCGACAGCTTCTCGAAAATCTACACCCCGGCGGTGTTCATCCTGGCCCTCGCCGTCGCTGTGATTCCGCCACTGTTCATGGGCGCCGTATGGTTCGACTGGATCTACCGGGCGTTGGTGTTGCTGGTGGTTGCCTGCCCATGTGCGCTGGTGATTTCCACCCCGGTGACCATCGTCAGCGGCCTCGCGGCGGCGGCGCGCAAAGGGATTCTGGTGAAGGGCGGCGTTTATCTGGAGGGCGGTTACAAGCTCGATTACCTGGCGTTGGACAAGACCGGCACGATCACGCACGGCAAACCGGTGCAGACCGATTACCTGTCGCTTGATCCAACCGCTGACGCATCAGCCCCGGCGATTGCTGCTGCGCTGGCCAGTCGCTCCGATCACCCAGTGTCCTTGGCCATTGCCAACGCGGCTGTGGATAAACAACTCGCACCGCTGATTGTGGATAACTTTGCGGCGCTGGCCGGTCGCGGTGTACGCGGCGAAATCAATGGTCAGGTTTACCACTTGGGTAATCACCGTTTAGTGGAAGAACTGAACCTGTGCTCGCCTGCACTGGAGGAAAAGCTGTTCGCGCTGGAGAAACAGGGCAAGTCCGTGGTGCTGCTGCTCGACAAATCCGGCCCATTGGCGCTGTTTGCCGTGGCCGACACCGTGAAAGAGTCCAGCCGCGAGGCGATCCAGCAACTGCACGACTTGGGCATCAAAACCCTGATGCTGACCGGCGACAACGTCCACACCGCTCAGGCGATTGCCGCGCAAGTCGGCATCGACGAGGCCAAGGGCGATCTGCTGCCGACCGACAAGCTGCAAGCCATCGAAGCCCTTTATGCACAGGGCCATATCGTCGGCATGGTCGGTGACGGTATTAACGACGCCCCGGCACTGGCGCGGGCCGAGATCGGTTTTGCCATGGCGGCGGCGGGCACCGATACTGCCATCGAGACCGCCGATGTCGCCCTGATGGACGACGATCTGCGCAAGATCCCGACCTTCATCCGGCTGTCACGACAAACCTCAAGCATCCTCAAACAGAACATTGCCCTGGCATTGGTCATCAAAGCGATCTTTCTTGGGGTAACCTTCGCCGGGATCGCCACCATGTGGATGGCGGTGTTCGCCGACATGGGCGTGAGCCTGTTGGTGGTGTTTAACGGTTTGCGCTTATTGCGCAAATAG
- a CDS encoding NRDE family protein, producing the protein MCLIVFAWRPGHAQPLIVAANRDEFYARPSLPLAQWPEAPHVHAGRDLEAGGTWLGVGAHGRFAALTNIRDPHQPPARKSRGELVARFLTGDMSIDDYFADVVGRSLEYAGFNLLIGNANELWHFNARETEAVMLQPGVYGLSNAWLDTPWPKLLKARAALEEVLGDPQPQALLALLNDPQTAPFAELPDTGVGLATETLLSSVFIASPTYGTRASTALIVQADGTRWMVERSFGPYGGHLGEVEIRV; encoded by the coding sequence ATGTGCCTGATTGTTTTCGCTTGGCGACCAGGTCACGCCCAGCCGCTGATCGTGGCGGCCAACCGCGACGAATTCTATGCCCGGCCCAGCCTGCCCTTGGCGCAATGGCCCGAAGCACCACACGTGCATGCCGGTCGCGATCTGGAGGCCGGCGGCACCTGGCTCGGTGTTGGCGCCCATGGACGCTTCGCCGCGCTGACCAATATCCGCGATCCGCATCAGCCGCCCGCGCGCAAGTCGCGAGGCGAACTGGTGGCGCGATTCCTGACCGGCGACATGTCGATAGATGACTACTTTGCGGACGTTGTCGGACGTTCGCTGGAATATGCCGGGTTTAACCTGCTGATCGGTAATGCCAACGAACTGTGGCACTTCAATGCCCGGGAGACTGAGGCGGTGATGCTGCAGCCTGGTGTTTATGGGCTGTCGAACGCCTGGCTGGATACGCCGTGGCCGAAACTGCTCAAGGCGCGGGCAGCGCTGGAGGAAGTGCTGGGCGATCCGCAACCTCAGGCTTTATTGGCGTTGCTGAATGATCCGCAGACGGCACCGTTTGCCGAACTGCCGGATACCGGGGTCGGGTTGGCCACCGAGACATTGCTGTCGAGTGTGTTTATTGCCAGTCCGACTTATGGGACGCGAGCGAGTACGGCGTTGATTGTTCAGGCGGATGGGACGCGGTGGATGGTTGAACGGAGTTTTGGGCCGTATGGGGGGCATTTGGGGGAAGTGGAGATCAGGGTTTAG
- a CDS encoding thymidylate synthase, which translates to MKQYLELVAHVIKNGTKQANRTGVNTISFPGAMLRYDLKEGFPAITTRKMAFKSAIGEMCGFLRGVNNAAEFRALGCKVWDQNANENAQWLANPFRQGEDDLGEIYGVQWRKWPAYKQIPVSNQAAIEQTLSQGYRQIAEGEEDGQAYVVLYKAIDQIRQCVDTIIKDPGSRRILFHGWNVAQLDEMALPPCHLLYQFHPNVETKEISLTLYIRSNDLGLGTPFNLTEGAALLSLIGHLTGYTPRWFTYFIGDAHVYENHLDMLNEQLKREPFPMPKLVISDRVPEFAKTGVYQPEWLELIEPSDFSLEGYEHHAPMTAPMAV; encoded by the coding sequence ATGAAGCAATATCTCGAACTGGTCGCCCACGTCATCAAGAACGGCACCAAACAGGCCAACCGCACCGGCGTGAACACCATCAGCTTCCCTGGCGCGATGCTGCGTTATGACCTGAAGGAAGGTTTCCCGGCGATCACCACGCGCAAGATGGCCTTCAAATCGGCCATCGGCGAGATGTGTGGTTTTCTGCGCGGGGTGAACAACGCCGCCGAATTCCGTGCGCTGGGTTGCAAGGTCTGGGATCAGAACGCCAACGAAAACGCCCAGTGGCTGGCCAACCCGTTCCGTCAGGGCGAAGACGACCTCGGCGAGATCTACGGCGTGCAATGGCGCAAATGGCCGGCGTACAAGCAGATTCCGGTCAGCAACCAGGCCGCCATCGAACAGACCCTGAGTCAGGGCTACCGCCAAATCGCCGAAGGTGAAGAAGACGGTCAAGCCTACGTGGTGCTGTACAAGGCGATCGACCAGATCCGCCAGTGCGTCGACACCATCATCAAAGACCCGGGCAGCCGCCGCATCCTGTTCCACGGCTGGAACGTCGCCCAGCTCGATGAAATGGCCCTGCCGCCGTGCCACTTGCTGTACCAGTTCCACCCGAATGTGGAGACCAAAGAAATCTCTTTGACTCTGTACATCCGCTCCAACGACCTGGGCCTGGGCACGCCGTTCAACCTCACCGAAGGCGCCGCGCTGCTGAGCCTGATCGGTCACCTGACCGGCTACACGCCGCGCTGGTTCACCTATTTCATCGGTGATGCCCACGTCTACGAAAACCATTTGGACATGCTGAATGAACAGCTCAAGCGCGAGCCGTTCCCGATGCCGAAACTGGTGATTAGTGATCGTGTGCCGGAGTTTGCCAAGACGGGTGTTTATCAGCCGGAGTGGCTGGAGTTGATCGAGCCGAGCGATTTCTCGCTGGAAGGCTACGAGCACCACGCGCCGATGACCGCGCCGATGGCGGTTTAA